A genomic stretch from Erwinia sp. E_sp_B01_1 includes:
- the tssI gene encoding type VI secretion system tip protein TssI/VgrG: MFERITVQLPVEGLLFWKLSGREALSSAFEITVDLLSYVARIDRKTLLGQPITVSIPTPNIMSTRYLNGKITQVRVYSQELNGTRYAVYSLVMEPDLWPMKRDRNLRIFQSQTVPQIIKALLGEYKVNIEDKLTGNYRVWGYCVQYQESSFDFISRLMELEGIYYFFRHEIDGHTLVLMDSAYEHRPYTGYEVIPYHVTPSGGVTDREGISLWELQDRVTPGIYSIDDYDFRKPNAWMFQARQNPSSPSPGQIDVYDWPGHYVDHDHGEFYAKIRQEVWQVEHQQISAVGTALGLAPGNTFSLLNAPFFSDNGEYLTTEAYYDFEENNYASGSDSSTKHNIAIKVIPSEITFRADPKTPWPRTHGPQTAKVVGPKGESIWTDKYGRIKVKFHWDRLAKGDDTSSCWVRVSSAWAGQGYGSVQIPRVGDEVVIDFINGDPDRPIVTGRVYNEASMPPWDLPASATQMGFYSRSKDGHRDTANAFRFEDKSGHEQIWIHAEKNMDTEVESCETHHVGVDRLKTIGRDEKVTIKRNRQANVGENALSNTGTKHVINVGEDETVLTMDKDGNALLEANTSIKLKVKDNYILISPDGIQIQVDSGNIHAESELQALFKGNELTTLGDGKNSELKANDTVSITGTNITDIKGAVVKINS, from the coding sequence ATGTTTGAACGTATTACCGTACAACTGCCAGTGGAAGGGTTGCTGTTCTGGAAGCTCAGCGGCCGCGAAGCGCTCTCCAGCGCCTTTGAAATCACTGTCGATCTTTTAAGCTACGTTGCCCGCATCGATCGCAAAACGCTTTTAGGTCAACCCATTACCGTTTCAATTCCCACCCCAAATATTATGTCCACCCGCTACCTCAACGGTAAGATCACTCAGGTCAGGGTTTACAGTCAGGAGCTGAACGGGACGCGATATGCGGTCTACAGCCTGGTAATGGAACCAGATTTGTGGCCGATGAAACGTGACCGTAACCTGCGCATATTTCAGAGCCAGACCGTGCCGCAGATCATCAAGGCATTGCTCGGCGAATATAAGGTGAATATTGAGGATAAGCTGACGGGCAATTATCGTGTCTGGGGATACTGCGTGCAGTATCAGGAATCCAGTTTCGATTTCATCAGTCGCCTTATGGAACTTGAGGGAATTTATTATTTCTTCCGTCATGAGATTGATGGACATACCCTGGTGCTGATGGACAGCGCTTACGAGCATCGGCCTTACACAGGTTACGAGGTCATTCCCTATCACGTCACGCCATCCGGTGGCGTTACTGACCGGGAAGGTATCAGCCTGTGGGAACTACAGGATCGCGTTACACCGGGTATCTACAGCATTGATGATTACGACTTCCGCAAGCCAAACGCCTGGATGTTCCAGGCGCGGCAGAACCCCTCTTCACCCTCTCCAGGACAAATCGATGTCTACGACTGGCCTGGTCACTATGTCGACCACGATCACGGTGAGTTCTACGCCAAAATCCGTCAGGAAGTCTGGCAGGTTGAACACCAACAAATCAGTGCTGTTGGAACCGCCCTTGGGCTGGCTCCGGGTAATACATTCTCACTGCTTAATGCTCCTTTTTTCAGCGACAACGGCGAGTATCTGACAACAGAGGCTTACTATGATTTCGAGGAAAACAACTACGCCAGCGGCAGCGATAGCAGTACGAAACATAATATCGCGATAAAAGTCATCCCCTCAGAGATAACGTTTCGCGCCGACCCTAAAACGCCATGGCCTCGCACCCACGGCCCGCAGACAGCCAAAGTGGTGGGGCCAAAAGGCGAATCGATCTGGACCGATAAATATGGCCGCATCAAGGTGAAGTTCCACTGGGATCGCCTGGCTAAGGGCGACGACACCAGCTCCTGCTGGGTACGAGTCTCCAGCGCCTGGGCGGGACAGGGCTACGGGAGTGTACAAATACCCCGCGTGGGAGATGAAGTGGTTATCGACTTCATTAATGGCGACCCGGACAGGCCTATCGTGACTGGGCGAGTCTACAACGAAGCGAGTATGCCACCGTGGGATCTTCCAGCATCTGCAACCCAAATGGGATTCTACAGCCGCAGTAAAGATGGGCACCGGGATACGGCGAATGCGTTTCGTTTTGAAGACAAATCAGGCCATGAGCAAATCTGGATCCATGCTGAAAAAAATATGGATACCGAAGTTGAGAGTTGCGAGACGCATCATGTGGGCGTGGATCGACTGAAAACCATTGGCCGGGATGAAAAAGTCACGATAAAGCGCAACCGGCAGGCTAACGTTGGCGAAAATGCACTAAGCAATACGGGAACTAAGCATGTCATCAACGTGGGTGAAGACGAAACGGTCCTTACCATGGATAAAGATGGCAATGCGCTGCTTGAAGCCAATACCAGCATCAAATTAAAGGTTAAGGATAATTATATTTTGATTTCTCCTGACGGCATTCAAATCCAGGTGGATTCAGGAAACATCCATGCCGAAAGCGAGCTACAGGCGCTGTTCAAAGGCAATGAACTGACCACTCTGGGTGACGGTAAAAATAGTGAGCTGAAGGCAAATGATACGGTGAGTATTACCGGAACGAACATCACCGATATCAAAGGTGCCGTAGTAAAAATTAACAGTTAA
- a CDS encoding serine/threonine-protein kinase — protein MSEHDNPRAVPNALPVGYRFNEFEIKEVIGGGGFGIVYRAWDHQLERTIAIKEFMPASLAVRNDDLTLVLRSERFSKTFHAGLNSFIQEARLLARFNHPNLLHVLRFWVQNDTAYMGTAFYTGTTLSQLHIKRPEMISETWIRTALPPLFGAINTIHQEGYLHRDISLDNIQIQENGVPVLLDFGSARKAIGNMSDETETMLKPGFAPIEQYSDDNENEQGTWTDIYALGAVLHTLITGSPPPVSVVRSIEDSYKPLMQLRPAGYSLPLLNAIDQALALQAEDRPQTVDAFAARMELSPTDINEIHEVKVSGPGTMLVPVEQEEEAPAKAVSPLKRFRVPGLIAAGVLVGIGVGAMIAGGGSDDSVQTASAGAESSGQSTVANASNATSAEGSASSTTENLPAASQPPASVADSSAAQPATPPPPPEPVAQVYIKLQQGDEVAVNGNAQALVPSPNGFAMLQLPPGEYRFSISNKGHTRDQSISVDREGVWLLNPQS, from the coding sequence ATGTCAGAACACGATAATCCGCGCGCAGTCCCGAATGCCTTACCGGTGGGCTACCGCTTTAACGAGTTTGAAATCAAGGAAGTGATCGGCGGCGGCGGCTTTGGCATTGTCTACCGCGCCTGGGATCATCAGCTCGAACGTACCATTGCCATCAAAGAATTTATGCCGGCCTCGCTGGCGGTGCGCAATGACGACCTGACGCTGGTCCTGCGCAGTGAGCGCTTCAGCAAGACGTTCCATGCCGGGCTGAACAGCTTTATCCAGGAAGCGCGCCTTCTGGCCCGTTTTAATCATCCTAACCTGCTGCATGTGCTGCGCTTCTGGGTGCAGAACGATACTGCCTATATGGGCACCGCGTTTTATACCGGCACCACGCTTTCCCAGCTGCATATCAAGCGCCCGGAGATGATTAGCGAAACCTGGATCCGCACAGCGTTGCCGCCGCTGTTCGGGGCGATCAATACCATCCATCAGGAAGGCTATCTGCACCGCGATATCTCACTGGATAATATTCAGATTCAGGAGAACGGCGTGCCGGTGCTGCTGGACTTTGGATCGGCGAGAAAAGCCATCGGTAATATGTCCGATGAAACCGAAACCATGCTCAAACCAGGTTTTGCGCCTATCGAGCAGTACAGTGACGACAACGAAAACGAGCAGGGCACCTGGACCGACATCTATGCGCTGGGTGCGGTGCTGCATACGCTGATCACCGGTTCGCCGCCGCCGGTCAGCGTGGTGCGCAGCATTGAAGACAGCTATAAGCCCCTGATGCAACTGCGTCCGGCGGGCTATTCGCTGCCGCTGCTGAACGCCATCGATCAGGCTCTGGCTTTGCAGGCAGAAGATCGCCCGCAGACAGTGGATGCCTTTGCCGCGCGGATGGAACTCTCTCCAACTGATATCAACGAAATACACGAAGTGAAAGTCAGCGGACCGGGCACGATGCTGGTGCCGGTTGAACAGGAAGAGGAAGCCCCCGCGAAAGCTGTTTCTCCGCTGAAGCGCTTTAGGGTGCCAGGCCTGATTGCTGCCGGTGTGCTGGTGGGCATAGGTGTGGGCGCGATGATTGCGGGCGGTGGCAGTGATGATTCTGTACAGACCGCTTCAGCGGGCGCAGAGAGTAGCGGGCAATCTACCGTGGCGAACGCATCGAATGCTACTTCTGCTGAGGGTTCAGCGTCATCCACTACGGAAAACCTCCCGGCAGCCAGCCAGCCGCCAGCTTCTGTGGCAGATTCTTCAGCCGCGCAGCCAGCTACGCCGCCTCCACCGCCGGAACCTGTGGCACAGGTCTATATCAAACTGCAACAGGGTGACGAAGTAGCGGTGAACGGTAACGCTCAGGCGCTGGTGCCTTCACCGAATGGCTTCGCCATGCTGCAACTGCCACCAGGTGAGTACCGCTTCAGCATCAGCAACAAAGGTCATACCCGCGACCAGAGCATCAGCGTCGATCGTGAAGGCGTATGGCTGCTTAATCCACAAAGTTAA
- a CDS encoding ankyrin repeat domain-containing protein: MKKFKNWFMKLAVVMAVASLAGLILGCSNMKVPPAEDYFSGTQLELAQAIRDIRVDDVDRIAKSTNLNKPGAKDMTLLFYALQVAANNNKESLDIVSLLVKKGADPLYRVPDFGSAAGVTARSDNPAFMKALLEGGMSPNVQSNYKPVISIAASDHSFEVLKLLVDSGADVNARDSAGKTAIIDALARMELDQVVYLLKKGADPTLKTIPGWEFSNMLDDVIKRESGSNTKTKNKLNEIKELAIKNGMKWPPMVH, from the coding sequence ATGAAAAAATTTAAAAATTGGTTCATGAAATTAGCAGTTGTTATGGCTGTCGCATCTCTGGCAGGTTTGATTTTAGGATGTTCAAATATGAAAGTCCCACCGGCAGAAGATTACTTTAGCGGTACGCAACTTGAGTTGGCGCAAGCTATCAGAGATATCAGAGTAGATGACGTTGATCGTATTGCTAAAAGTACGAATTTAAACAAACCAGGCGCTAAAGATATGACGCTACTTTTCTATGCATTACAGGTGGCGGCAAATAATAATAAAGAGAGTCTGGATATCGTTTCTCTGCTGGTAAAAAAAGGTGCCGATCCTTTATATCGTGTCCCGGATTTTGGTAGTGCCGCAGGTGTTACCGCAAGATCTGACAATCCAGCATTTATGAAGGCGCTGCTGGAAGGCGGAATGAGTCCAAATGTCCAAAGTAACTATAAGCCAGTCATTTCTATTGCAGCGTCGGATCATTCTTTTGAAGTGCTTAAATTACTGGTTGATTCCGGTGCTGATGTGAATGCAAGAGATAGTGCGGGTAAGACCGCTATTATTGATGCATTAGCACGTATGGAACTGGATCAGGTTGTTTACCTCCTTAAAAAAGGAGCCGACCCTACCTTGAAAACGATCCCGGGCTGGGAGTTTTCCAATATGTTGGATGACGTCATCAAACGTGAGTCGGGAAGTAACACTAAAACTAAAAACAAGTTAAATGAGATAAAGGAACTCGCCATTAAAAACGGAATGAAATGGCCACCAATGGTACATTAA
- a CDS encoding PAAR domain-containing protein, with product MGNPAARASVDKAAHSGPIQSGSPDVIIGGFPAARKGDSFSCTQHGSGIIVGGSGSVLINGVSLARQGDKTQCNTGGTPASSKPKPAPPQYWGGSLAKKAGEDGMMHGDFYDARILGAYASLEDSTSDGSYDTASTGFALENLTLGNTESDDLFKGELRNKIGEADAKGAYYNGDSSIYGINSEATATAMQYGATGTAGTEDTLYAVAKVDVTLATADAKAVAELYTGNKGRYGFNIEGGAGAAAVKEEAEGKLSLYGIIIVNAKAGAHLGAIGTSAGLAAYIDDTDYSGTVKVTGKFAFLLGLAGEIDVKVALKPLRNLFFGKKDSIGDSKEKNNGDGVIINGCATVLIGD from the coding sequence ATGGGTAATCCTGCGGCCAGAGCTTCTGTTGATAAAGCAGCTCACAGCGGCCCAATTCAGTCCGGGAGTCCGGACGTTATCATCGGTGGTTTTCCTGCAGCCCGAAAAGGCGATTCGTTTTCCTGTACGCAGCACGGCAGTGGCATTATTGTCGGGGGTTCTGGCAGCGTATTAATTAATGGCGTGTCACTGGCACGTCAGGGAGATAAGACGCAGTGCAACACTGGCGGAACGCCAGCTTCATCAAAGCCCAAACCTGCACCGCCGCAGTATTGGGGAGGAAGCCTGGCGAAAAAGGCTGGTGAAGACGGCATGATGCATGGCGACTTTTACGACGCCCGGATCCTTGGTGCTTACGCCAGCCTTGAAGACAGTACCAGTGACGGCAGCTATGACACAGCTTCGACCGGCTTTGCTCTGGAAAATCTCACGCTGGGTAATACGGAAAGTGACGATCTGTTTAAAGGCGAGCTACGAAATAAGATAGGTGAGGCTGATGCTAAAGGGGCTTATTACAATGGCGACAGCAGTATATATGGCATAAATAGCGAAGCTACGGCTACAGCTATGCAATATGGCGCTACCGGAACAGCAGGAACAGAAGATACTTTGTACGCTGTAGCAAAGGTAGATGTCACTCTGGCTACTGCTGATGCAAAGGCTGTTGCTGAACTTTACACTGGCAATAAAGGGCGTTACGGTTTCAATATTGAAGGCGGAGCCGGAGCTGCTGCAGTGAAAGAGGAAGCAGAAGGCAAATTGAGTCTGTATGGCATTATTATAGTAAATGCGAAAGCAGGAGCACATCTGGGGGCAATAGGTACGTCAGCCGGATTAGCCGCTTATATAGATGATACTGATTATTCCGGTACGGTAAAAGTTACGGGGAAGTTTGCTTTTTTACTGGGGCTGGCAGGAGAAATTGATGTTAAAGTTGCGCTAAAGCCATTACGTAATTTATTTTTTGGTAAGAAAGATAGTATAGGGGATTCCAAAGAGAAAAATAATGGTGATGGTGTTATCATTAACGGGTGTGCTACGGTTTTAATTGGCGATTAA
- a CDS encoding PAAR-like domain-containing protein has protein sequence MAENFAARKDGSYKVVGMAPDLCFTPGIQPPVPYPVTATLAPSKSTVNSVNFNGHPAFVFGQSFIPNTIGDAAGSNKGVVSGTVEGDCWSIEHSPDSFIGGHALNRVNDMFAMNGKAVGGRGGALEKHETWVRRKTLIAKGKQSSDPKVRAAAERLELNNTGVEKARLADYVYEPRNPDLPTPPIPDGWKDISDDPKALAKYGLSSGDLSAEGSPQFRARVYEPQESVFGKDMNPSVVFRGTQAGPDWGANAKQAFGIKTDYYQQAVTIGSNLKQSSVPIDCTGHSLGGGMASACSAASGRQGWTFNAAGLNTGTVKKYGGSPVEGFEPNQVINAYRVKGEMLTLGQEPGFWGGTAVIGSMGLAGLKVGGGWGGLVGAGLGGVIAALPAAIGKKHDMDGGKGDPITRHFMSQVIHCIEMEKDQDEAILKNT, from the coding sequence ATGGCTGAGAATTTTGCTGCCCGTAAGGATGGTTCCTACAAAGTCGTTGGGATGGCTCCCGACCTCTGTTTTACGCCAGGAATTCAGCCTCCGGTGCCATACCCGGTGACGGCCACGCTGGCACCTTCCAAAAGTACCGTCAACTCAGTGAATTTCAACGGTCACCCCGCTTTTGTGTTTGGTCAAAGCTTTATCCCTAACACTATCGGTGATGCCGCAGGGAGCAATAAAGGAGTGGTAAGCGGCACGGTAGAGGGAGACTGCTGGTCAATTGAACACAGCCCCGACTCCTTTATTGGTGGCCACGCCCTGAATCGAGTGAACGATATGTTCGCTATGAACGGTAAAGCTGTGGGTGGACGGGGTGGGGCGCTGGAAAAACATGAGACCTGGGTACGACGCAAAACGCTGATAGCTAAAGGCAAGCAAAGCAGCGATCCGAAAGTCAGGGCGGCGGCAGAACGCCTTGAGTTGAATAACACCGGGGTTGAGAAAGCTCGCCTGGCTGATTACGTTTATGAGCCCAGAAACCCCGATCTTCCTACTCCTCCCATTCCTGATGGATGGAAAGACATCAGTGATGACCCTAAGGCTCTGGCGAAGTATGGTTTATCATCAGGAGATCTGTCTGCAGAGGGTTCACCACAGTTCAGAGCAAGAGTTTATGAGCCTCAGGAGAGTGTATTTGGAAAAGATATGAACCCTTCTGTTGTGTTTCGCGGTACTCAAGCCGGGCCGGATTGGGGAGCGAATGCTAAGCAAGCGTTTGGAATCAAGACCGACTATTACCAGCAAGCAGTAACTATTGGATCAAATTTAAAGCAAAGCAGCGTACCTATAGACTGCACTGGTCACTCTTTGGGTGGCGGTATGGCGTCTGCATGTTCAGCCGCTAGCGGTAGACAAGGATGGACATTCAATGCTGCCGGTTTAAATACTGGTACAGTAAAAAAGTATGGAGGTTCGCCAGTCGAAGGATTTGAACCAAATCAGGTAATCAATGCTTACAGAGTGAAGGGTGAAATGCTTACACTTGGACAGGAACCTGGTTTTTGGGGAGGGACTGCTGTTATCGGTTCAATGGGGTTGGCTGGTTTAAAAGTGGGAGGAGGCTGGGGAGGACTTGTAGGTGCCGGATTAGGGGGAGTTATCGCTGCTTTACCTGCGGCAATTGGCAAAAAGCATGATATGGATGGCGGAAAGGGAGACCCTATTACGAGGCACTTTATGAGCCAGGTAATACATTGTATTGAAATGGAGAAAGACCAGGATGAAGCGATATTAAAAAATACATGA
- the tssI gene encoding type VI secretion system tip protein TssI/VgrG: protein MFDRITVQLPTEGLLFWKLGGTEALSSAFEITVQLLSTDARIERKALLGQPITVTVPTQNLMGTRYLNGKITKVSVSSTELSGTRYAVYSLVMEPDLWPMKRDKNLRIFQSQTVVQIIKTLFSEYNVTVEDKLTGNYRVWEYCVQYQESSFNFISRLMELEGIYYFFRHEADKHTLVLMDSAQQHQPFPGYETIPYHVTPSGGSTSTEGISLWSLEDKVTPGIYSIDDYDFRKPNAWMFQARQNPSSPSPGQIDVYDWPGHFVDHGHGEFYAKIRQEVWQAEHQQITASGTALGLAPGSTFTLLNAPFFSDNGEYLTIQADYYFEENTYASGGGGSTTHSVDIRVLPSGVTFRAPPVTEWPRTHGPQTAKVVGPKGESIWTDKYGRIKVKFHWDRLAKGDDTSSCWVRVSSAWAGQGFGGVQIPRVNDEVVIDFINGDPDRPIVTGRVYNEASMPPWALPASATQMGFLSRSKDGSPDNANALRFEDKAGEEQVWVHAERNMDTEIENDETRSVGSNRSKTIGGNETTQVKKNRTETVDENETITVHQNRTETVDGNETITVHSNRTETVDMNEKVRIGQNQSVNINGNQSLQVDQAKSETIALASMLNVGLAQNTNIGAAYILNVGAGWMTNTGAMQMHNVGMKYSVNSGKNISLSAGTTAEYSAEDKISLVCGEAMIVLEKDGTITLSGTKLKLIGEKVIDLDGTQIDIN, encoded by the coding sequence ATGTTTGATCGCATTACAGTCCAACTGCCGACAGAAGGCCTGCTGTTCTGGAAACTGGGCGGCACAGAGGCGCTCTCCAGCGCTTTTGAAATCACCGTGCAACTGCTGAGCACCGACGCACGCATTGAGCGCAAGGCGCTGCTTGGCCAGCCCATCACCGTCACTGTTCCCACGCAGAATCTGATGGGGACACGCTACCTCAACGGTAAAATCACTAAGGTCTCGGTCAGCAGCACGGAACTGAGCGGCACGCGCTATGCGGTTTACAGCCTGGTGATGGAACCCGACCTCTGGCCGATGAAGCGTGACAAAAATCTGCGTATTTTCCAGAGCCAGACCGTGGTGCAGATTATCAAAACGCTGTTTTCCGAATACAACGTGACGGTGGAAGACAAGCTCACCGGCAACTACCGCGTCTGGGAATACTGCGTGCAGTATCAGGAAAGCAGCTTTAACTTTATCAGCCGCCTGATGGAGCTGGAGGGGATTTACTACTTCTTCCGCCACGAAGCGGACAAACACACGCTGGTGCTGATGGACAGCGCGCAGCAGCATCAGCCGTTCCCGGGTTATGAAACTATTCCGTATCACGTCACGCCCTCCGGTGGCTCGACCAGCACAGAGGGTATCAGCCTGTGGAGCCTGGAAGATAAGGTCACGCCGGGCATCTACAGCATTGATGACTACGACTTCCGCAAACCGAACGCCTGGATGTTCCAGGCACGACAGAATCCATCCTCGCCCTCACCGGGGCAAATCGACGTTTACGACTGGCCGGGCCATTTTGTCGATCACGGCCACGGCGAGTTCTATGCCAAAATTCGTCAGGAAGTGTGGCAGGCTGAACATCAGCAGATTACGGCTTCCGGCACTGCGCTGGGCCTGGCGCCGGGCAGCACCTTTACGCTGCTGAACGCGCCGTTTTTCAGCGACAACGGCGAGTACCTGACGATTCAGGCAGATTACTATTTTGAAGAAAACACCTACGCCAGCGGCGGCGGGGGCAGTACAACGCACTCTGTTGACATCAGGGTGCTGCCTTCCGGCGTGACCTTCCGCGCACCGCCCGTTACCGAATGGCCTCGCACCCACGGCCCGCAGACAGCCAAAGTGGTGGGGCCAAAAGGCGAATCGATCTGGACCGATAAATATGGCCGTATCAAGGTGAAGTTCCACTGGGATCGCCTGGCTAAGGGCGACGACACCAGCTCCTGCTGGGTACGCGTTTCCAGTGCCTGGGCGGGACAGGGTTTTGGTGGCGTGCAGATCCCGCGCGTGAATGATGAGGTGGTGATCGACTTCATCAACGGCGATCCGGACAGGCCGATCGTGACGGGCCGCGTCTATAACGAAGCCAGCATGCCACCCTGGGCGCTGCCCGCTTCCGCCACGCAGATGGGCTTCCTCAGCCGCTCCAAAGACGGTTCGCCGGACAACGCCAACGCCCTGCGCTTTGAAGACAAGGCAGGGGAAGAGCAGGTGTGGGTTCATGCTGAACGTAACATGGATACCGAAATTGAAAACGATGAAACCCGTTCTGTGGGCAGTAATCGCAGCAAAACTATCGGCGGCAACGAAACCACTCAGGTTAAGAAAAACCGTACCGAGACGGTGGACGAGAATGAAACCATCACGGTCCATCAGAACCGTACCGAAACTGTGGATGGTAATGAAACTATCACCGTGCACAGCAATCGCACCGAAACGGTGGATATGAATGAAAAAGTTCGTATCGGACAGAATCAGTCGGTTAACATCAACGGTAATCAGTCACTTCAGGTTGATCAGGCTAAATCAGAAACCATCGCCTTGGCATCCATGCTGAACGTGGGACTGGCTCAAAACACCAATATTGGCGCCGCCTACATCCTGAATGTGGGAGCAGGCTGGATGACCAATACTGGCGCGATGCAAATGCATAATGTCGGCATGAAATACTCGGTCAACAGCGGCAAAAATATCAGCCTTTCAGCAGGGACAACCGCAGAATACAGCGCAGAAGATAAAATCTCGCTGGTGTGCGGAGAAGCCATGATTGTTCTGGAAAAAGACGGCACCATCACCCTCAGTGGCACCAAACTTAAACTGATCGGCGAGAAGGTGATTGACCTGGATGGCACGCAGATAGACATCAACTGA
- a CDS encoding DUF2169 domain-containing protein: protein MENFKNLTAFPALLFDSLDQHDHGFSTVVARLSYDLDCQSGDLTLSEDQGELVEEDRSFGEKGRSSVRFESDLAPYKPCMDLVLNATAWAPEDKAVKSFTAGIQVGDFTRLIKINGPREWRKMIASWQLGEPQPITSLDLRYEYAVGGFYEEAGKDVIASPANTVGKGWYPSALLKKTKVQRLPAPQVEWLTHPVGKIDQVAMPAGFGFFGRGWQGRIEHAGNYDEQWKKNRHPFLPRDFNFAYWNGAHPWLQFPLPEPLKSVPITLKYFISASEIASQQIHINVPVESLFVFITTQQGAGVAKDMVLDTLVVDLATRKVHCSYRTTMSELMEPAMTELRFIAADERKTQLALAAKLNSDPQAIEFVPLPASLLATLQKVEAHG, encoded by the coding sequence ATGGAAAATTTCAAAAATCTGACGGCTTTCCCGGCCCTGCTGTTTGATTCTCTTGATCAGCACGATCATGGTTTCTCTACAGTGGTTGCCCGTCTGAGCTACGACCTGGATTGTCAGAGTGGGGATCTTACTCTCAGCGAAGATCAGGGCGAGCTGGTTGAAGAGGATCGCTCTTTTGGTGAAAAGGGAAGAAGCAGCGTCCGGTTTGAAAGCGACCTGGCCCCTTATAAACCCTGCATGGATCTGGTATTGAACGCCACTGCCTGGGCACCAGAAGATAAGGCAGTAAAAAGTTTCACTGCCGGAATACAGGTTGGGGATTTTACCCGCCTCATCAAAATTAATGGTCCCCGGGAATGGCGCAAAATGATCGCCAGCTGGCAGTTGGGCGAGCCACAGCCCATCACATCACTCGATTTACGTTATGAGTATGCTGTCGGCGGTTTTTATGAAGAGGCGGGTAAAGATGTCATTGCCTCTCCGGCTAATACAGTAGGCAAAGGATGGTATCCGTCAGCGTTGTTAAAAAAGACCAAAGTACAACGTCTGCCAGCACCTCAGGTTGAGTGGTTAACCCATCCTGTCGGGAAAATCGACCAGGTAGCGATGCCTGCTGGATTCGGGTTTTTTGGTCGCGGATGGCAGGGAAGGATTGAGCACGCAGGTAATTATGATGAGCAATGGAAGAAAAACCGCCATCCTTTTTTACCCAGAGATTTCAATTTTGCTTACTGGAATGGCGCGCATCCCTGGCTGCAGTTTCCCTTACCTGAACCGCTGAAAAGCGTCCCCATCACGCTGAAGTATTTTATTTCAGCAAGCGAGATTGCCAGCCAGCAGATACATATCAACGTCCCTGTGGAATCCCTCTTTGTTTTTATCACCACGCAGCAAGGCGCTGGTGTGGCAAAAGACATGGTGCTGGACACGCTGGTAGTCGATCTTGCCACTCGCAAAGTTCACTGTAGCTATCGCACGACGATGTCAGAACTGATGGAGCCAGCGATGACGGAACTGCGTTTTATCGCAGCGGATGAACGTAAAACACAGCTGGCATTAGCAGCGAAACTGAATAGCGACCCGCAGGCCATTGAATTTGTGCCGCTGCCCGCAAGTCTGCTAGCCACTTTGCAAAAGGTAGAAGCTCATGGCTGA